GATGCGGGTCGCTCCGGCTGTGGTCCACCCTGCCCCTTTTGGAGCGCTGCCGGTCACAATGGGATCAGGCGCGAGCACCTGATCGGCATTCTGCTTGTAGACCGAAGCGGGCTGAACGGAGGCCGTAAGGTTCTGTGGCCGTTCAGGGAAAGACTGGGCGGCAGGTGCAGGCGCGAGAACAGCCTGGCGCGGCTGCGCTGGCACCGTCACATTCGGAATCTGAGTGACCGTTGCCGGGCTTGCCACGTTTCTGGTCGGCGCAGCCAGCGCGGGCTGCATGACCGGCGCACGCTGAACCTGTGCAGGAATCAGGCTTGCCGGCGAAGCGGAAGCCCGGGCCAGAGCACCAGGAACCGACCCGGTTGACGTAGGGTCATAGCCCTGCGTGACCGGCGCACGATAGTCACCTGGGAAGGCCTGGGACACTCCAGCCTGTGCAGCAGGATAAGCCTGTGCAGCAGGATAAGCCTGCGCAGCAGGATAAGCCTGTGCAGCAGGATAAGCCTGTGCAGCAGGATAAGCCTGTTGCGCGGGAGCCTGCGGAAAACCATTGTTCTGCGGATAGGCAGCGGCCTGCGGGTACCCGCCGGGCTGTTGCGGGTAGGCGCCATTCACTCCACCGGGTGGAACCGGGTTCCCGCCAACTGCGGCCAGGGGAGCAAGAGATGAAGAGGATGGCTGCGGCACCGATGCGGTGTAGAACTGATCCGCGGCCTTGTAGGAAAAACGGTTCACGTCCGAACTGCAGGCGGCCGCCGAGCTCGCAAGCAGCGCAACGCCGAGCAATCGAGCAACCGAAATACAGGGAACAACAGTCTTTTCGAGACGCATAACACTACCCATCAACGCAATACCAACTGATGATGATTAAAGCGCGTTAGTGTTACTCATCGGTTAAGGTTGGCAATTTTTGACCGCTTTTAGGTCAATGATGTTGCTAGAGCGCGGCCGCAAGCCCCGGTATGAAGGGCGTATAGGGAACAACGAAAAGGTCTTCACGCTCGAACCGGCTTCCGATCTTGGTCAGCCGCGCCATGCGGGTCGCCCCGCCCTCTTCGCCTGCGATGGGCGCCAGCATCACCCCGCCTGATGCCAGCAGGTCAACGAACTGCCTTGGCATTCCATCAAACGAACAGGTTGCGATGATCCGGTCGAAACTCCCCTCGCCGCTTACGCCCTTAAGACCGTCCAATTGCCGGGCAATGACATTGCCAAGCCCGAGATGCGCAAAGCGTTGCTGGGCCAGTTGCACCAATGTCTTGTAGCGGTCGACAGTGATCACCCGCTCGGCAAGACGTGCCGCGACAGCAGCCAGAAACCCCGAACCGGTGCCGATGTCGAGAACCCTGTGGCCAGGCTCAATTTCAGCGCAGGCCAAAACCCGCGCCACGAGGTCGGGGCTTTCGGCAAATCCGCCGCAATCGATCGGCAGCAACCGGTCATGATAGGCGGCATCAGCATAGGCTGCGGAATGAAACACCGTGCGCGGCGTTTGCTCGATCGCCGTGAGCAACGCCGTGTTGGCAATGCCCTCGGCCCGCAACCTCAGGAACAGGCCGGCACACCCTTCCTTCTCTGCGAGCCGTACATTCATCGCTCAGGCTTCCAGTGCCTTGGCAATCTGATCCTGAACCGCATGGTTGGTCAGATCGAGTTTGAGCGGCGTTACGGAGACATAGCCGTTGGAAATCGCCTTGATGTCACTGTCAGCATCAGGGGCGAAATCACGCCGGCCAAACTTCAGCCAGAAATAGGGAAAGCCGCGGCCATCCTTGCGCTCGTCGATCGACAAGCCGTGGGTCATCTGCCCCTGCTCGGTCACCAGGACGCCCTTCACTGCGTCCACCGGGCAATTTGGAAAATTGACATTGAGCAGCGTTCCAGCGGGCAGCGAAATCGCGATCAGCTTGCGCAGCAGTTCCGGCGCCAGCGTCTCCACCACATCCCAGGGCAGCAGCCGGCCATCCTCGCTCCAATTGTAGGCCTGGCTGAGCGCGATCGACCGGATACCAAGCAACGTGCCTTCCATGGCCCCGGCGACCGTGCCCGAATAGGTCACGTCATCGGCCACATTCTGTCCGGCATTGACGCCCGAAAGCACCAGGTCCGGGCCTGGGTCCATAAGGCTCTTGACCGCCATGATCACGCAGTCGGTCGGCGTTCCGCGAAGCGCATAGGTCTTGTCGCGAACCTTGCGCAGCCTCAGCGGCTCAGACAGCGTCAGAGAATGCGCGAGCCCACTCTGGTCCGTCTCGGGAGCAACCACCCAGACATCGTCTGACAGTGTCCGGGCGACGCGCTCAAGCACCTCGAGTCCCTCGGCATGAATGCCGTCATCATTGGTGATGAGAATGCGCATCTTCTGGCCCCCGGTCTGAAATCAGGCGGTTTTCTCGATTTTTGAAAGCCCGCCCATATAGAATCGAAGCGCGTCGGGCACGGTGATCGAGCCGTCGGCGTTCTGGTAGTTTTCCATCACCGCAATCAATGCCCGGCCAACGGCCACGCCTGAACCATTGAGCGTATGGACAAAGCGGGTCGCCTTGTCGCCAGGCTTGCGGCTGCGCGCATTCATCCGGCGCGCCTGAAAATCACCGCACACCGAGCAGGAGGAAATCTCGCGATAGGCATTCTGACCCGGCAACCAGACCTCGATGTCATAGGTCTTCTGTGCGCCAAACCCCATGTCGCCCGTGCACAGCACAACGGTGCGGAAATGCAGGCCAAGACGGGTCAGCACGGCTTCCGCGCTGGCGGTCATCCGCTCATGCTCCTCAAGCGAGGTTTCGGGCGTTGTGACAGACACCAGCTCCACCTTCGAGAACTGATGCTGACGCAGCATGCCGCGGGTGTCGCGGCCGGCGGACCCCGCTTCCGACCGGAAACAGGCCGTATGCGCCGCATAACGCTTGGGCAATTCATCTTCGGCCAGGATTTCACCCGCGGCCATATAGGTCAGCGGCACTTCGGCAGTCGGGATCAGCCACCGACCATCGGTGGTGCGGAAGAGATCATCGCCAAATTTCGGCAGCTTGTCGGTGCCATAGGCCGCCGCATCATTGACCAGAAGCGGCGGATTGACCTCGGTATACCCGTGTTCGCCGGTGTGCAGATCGAGCATGAACTGACCCAGCGCCCGTTCGAGCCGGGCCAGCGGACCCGACAGGATCGTGAAACGCGCACCCGACATCTTGGCCGCGCGCTCAAAATCCATCATGCCAAGCGCTTCGCCGAGTTCGAAATGCTCCTTCGGCTCAAATCCGAGATCGGGTTTCTCGCCAACCTTGCGCACCTCGACATTATCGGCCTCGTCCGCACCCAGCGGGACCTCGTCGAGCGGAATGTTGGGCAACACCGACAAGGCGTGCTTGAGTTCTTCGTCAAGCTCGCGCTCTTTGGCCTCTCCGGCCTGAAGCTCATCCTTGAGCTTCGCCACCTCGGCTTTCAGCGCGTCGGCAGCGGCCTGATCCTTGGCCGCCATCGCCTTGCCGATTTCCTTGGAAGCCGCATTGCGGCGCTCCTGCAGCGCCTGAACCAGGCCGACATGGCTGCGGCGGGCCTCGTCAAGTGCAACAAGTCTGGACGATTGCGCTTCTGCCCCACGTTTTTCCAGTGCCGCATCGAGCGCTGCGGGGTTTTCACGTATCCATTTGATGTCGAGCATGTCCGGTTCCGGTAATCAGATGGCCGCCGCCATCCCGGTTGGGACGGCAG
The DNA window shown above is from Hoeflea phototrophica DFL-43 and carries:
- the surE gene encoding 5'/3'-nucleotidase SurE, translated to MRILITNDDGIHAEGLEVLERVARTLSDDVWVVAPETDQSGLAHSLTLSEPLRLRKVRDKTYALRGTPTDCVIMAVKSLMDPGPDLVLSGVNAGQNVADDVTYSGTVAGAMEGTLLGIRSIALSQAYNWSEDGRLLPWDVVETLAPELLRKLIAISLPAGTLLNVNFPNCPVDAVKGVLVTEQGQMTHGLSIDERKDGRGFPYFWLKFGRRDFAPDADSDIKAISNGYVSVTPLKLDLTNHAVQDQIAKALEA
- a CDS encoding protein-L-isoaspartate(D-aspartate) O-methyltransferase, which encodes MNVRLAEKEGCAGLFLRLRAEGIANTALLTAIEQTPRTVFHSAAYADAAYHDRLLPIDCGGFAESPDLVARVLACAEIEPGHRVLDIGTGSGFLAAVAARLAERVITVDRYKTLVQLAQQRFAHLGLGNVIARQLDGLKGVSGEGSFDRIIATCSFDGMPRQFVDLLASGGVMLAPIAGEEGGATRMARLTKIGSRFEREDLFVVPYTPFIPGLAAAL
- the serS gene encoding serine--tRNA ligase, with translation MLDIKWIRENPAALDAALEKRGAEAQSSRLVALDEARRSHVGLVQALQERRNAASKEIGKAMAAKDQAAADALKAEVAKLKDELQAGEAKERELDEELKHALSVLPNIPLDEVPLGADEADNVEVRKVGEKPDLGFEPKEHFELGEALGMMDFERAAKMSGARFTILSGPLARLERALGQFMLDLHTGEHGYTEVNPPLLVNDAAAYGTDKLPKFGDDLFRTTDGRWLIPTAEVPLTYMAAGEILAEDELPKRYAAHTACFRSEAGSAGRDTRGMLRQHQFSKVELVSVTTPETSLEEHERMTASAEAVLTRLGLHFRTVVLCTGDMGFGAQKTYDIEVWLPGQNAYREISSCSVCGDFQARRMNARSRKPGDKATRFVHTLNGSGVAVGRALIAVMENYQNADGSITVPDALRFYMGGLSKIEKTA